From Streptomyces cyaneogriseus subsp. noncyanogenus, the proteins below share one genomic window:
- a CDS encoding alpha-ketoglutarate-dependent dioxygenase AlkB — MTRHLQGSLFDQTDEVRLGPLDGLRRTHLGFGAWIDVLPGWLGGSDELFERLAAEVPWRAERRTMYDHVVDVPRLLAFYGAGDPLPHPVLARAREALTARYAAELGEPFTTAGLCYYRDGRDSVAWHGDRIGRGARENTMVAILSVGAPRDLLLRPVGGGETVRRPLGHGDLIVMGGSCQRTWEHCVPKSTRAAGPRISIQFRPHGVR, encoded by the coding sequence ATGACCAGGCACCTCCAGGGCTCGCTGTTCGACCAGACCGACGAGGTCAGGCTCGGCCCCCTCGACGGGCTGCGCCGCACCCACCTCGGCTTTGGGGCCTGGATCGACGTCCTTCCCGGGTGGCTCGGCGGCTCGGACGAGCTCTTCGAGCGGCTGGCCGCCGAGGTGCCCTGGCGCGCGGAGCGGCGCACGATGTACGACCACGTCGTGGACGTCCCCCGGCTGCTCGCCTTCTACGGCGCCGGCGATCCCCTGCCGCATCCGGTGCTGGCCCGGGCGCGCGAGGCGCTCACCGCCCGCTACGCCGCCGAACTGGGCGAGCCGTTCACCACGGCCGGGCTGTGCTACTACCGCGACGGCCGGGACAGCGTCGCCTGGCACGGCGACCGCATCGGCCGGGGCGCCCGCGAGAACACCATGGTGGCGATCCTGTCGGTCGGCGCGCCCCGTGATCTGCTGCTGCGCCCGGTCGGCGGCGGCGAGACGGTGCGCCGGCCCCTGGGCCACGGCGATCTGATCGTGATGGGCGGCTCCTGCCAGCGCACCTGGGAGCACTGCGTGCCGAAGTCCACCCGGGCGGCGGGGCCGCGCATCAGCATCCAGTTCCGCCCGCACGGCGTGCGCTGA